ATGTTTACTTCAGCACTACCAGGTGAAGGGAAGACAACCTTAGTCTTAGGGCTTGTGGCTAGCGCTATACGGATGCATCGACGGGTATTAGTTATTGATGCTAATTTGCAGAATCCTAGCCTGCACAAAATCCTGGAAATATCTAATGACTGGGGATTATCTCTGTTATTAGTTGATGAAACAACTACTGATTTTCAAGATTATATCCAGCCCATTCACCCCTCCATTGATATTTTGACTGCTGGTCCGGAACCGGAAGACACGGTGAAGTTGCTCAGTTCTCAACGGATGAAAGAACTAATAGAGTTATTTGAGCAAAATTATGACTTAGTACTGATAGATGCTCCACCTATTTTAGGGACGGTTGATGCCAGAATTGTGGCATCTTTTTGCAATGGGATTGTCATGGTAGAGCGCATGGGGAAAGTGACTCGAACTGAACTGACTCAAGCAACAGAAATTTTGAGTAAGTTGAATTTAATTGGAATTATTGCTAATGAAGTAAGCAATTCTCAAAAGGTATTGGCATCGTAGACTGGTAGGGGCAGTGGGCATTGGGCATTGGAAAGAGGTAGAGAAGAACTATTCTTTTCCCAATACTTGTTGGTTAAGGGGAAAAGGGGAAGGGGAAAGGGAAAAGAAAAAACCTTTAACCTTTTCCCCAAACCCAATTCCGAGTTAAAAATGCTTAACCGAGCAGTATTGATTCTTTTCCTGCCTTTCTCACCTGATTTCTACCTTATAGCTAAAGCAAAATGCATAATTAGTAGGAGGTGGCAACTTCCGGCGTTGGAAAAGTGTCCCATCTTAAAGTGGTAGACACCATAATCCAGAGCGTTAATTAGATACTAGTGTGATTAGATGATCGGTATGAAATTCCAACTTTACTTAGGCTCTTTATTTTCCCAGATTAAAGTACGTCATTGGTGGGTAAGTATCCTTTTGTGGATAGTTTTGGTTGCCCCAGCCCAAGCGTCTGTAATCCTGCGCGTGGCAATTGAAAGGGGCGTTAATCAGGTAAAAGTGGGCAGTTCCACTACTGGGATCGTCAAGGATAGTACTGGGCGGACTCTGGGACAGTTGCCAGCGATGAGTGCATATTATGCCCAAGCCGTTCCTGGCGGAGTGGCTTTAGATAAGTGGCAGTCTGGTTTATTTTGGATTGAGCCAACTGGTAAAGGATTTGTTTATATTGGCGATCGCTGGTATCGAGGCAGAACTCTAGTTGTCCCCACAGAAAAAGGCTTAACGGCTGTTAATTGGGTTGATGACCAAGAATATCTCTACAGCGTTCTCGGTGGCGAAATGGATGCTAGCTGGCCGCAAGAAGCGCTGAAAGCCCAGGCGATCGCAGCCCGTACCTATGCCCTCTACGAACGAGAAAAACAACGGAATAATCCCGTTTACGATTTAGGCAATACTCCCGATCGCTGGCAAATTTATAAAGGTGTCATCAGTGAATCTCCTGCTACTTACGCCGCAGTAGATTCCACACTAGGGCAGGTACTAACTTACAAAAACCGGATTATTCTCTCAGTCTTCCACGCTTGTTCTGGGGGACACACCGAAAACGTGGAAGATGTTTGGGGAAGTAAAGAACCTTATCTACGTGCTGTTCAAGACTACGATCAAAATATCCGCGAGTGTAATTGGGTGAAAACCTTCTCACCCAGTGAAATTAGCGCTAAATTTCCTGAGGTGGGCAGTGTGACAGCCATGATTCCAGAGACATACTCACCTTTCCGCAGTGTTAAAGTTTTAAAAATTGTTGGCAATAAGGGCACAAAATTTCTACAGGGCGAGCAAGTCAGAACAGCCCTCAAGTTAAAAAGTACCCGCTTTACTGTCACCAAGGGAGGTGATGGTAATTTTGTACTACAAGGGCTTGGCTACGGTCATGCTTTAGGTATGAGTCAATGGGGAGCGTACAATCTGGCTCGGCAAGGAGTGAACCACCTGCAAATTTTAGGACATTATTATCAAGGTGTAGCCCTAACGCCAATTCAGGCGAAATAAGTCCCCTGTTGTATTTAATTCAAAAGTCAAAATTGATAAATTTAGCCGTTTTAATATGGCTAAAAATGTTGGTCAACAAGGCTAGTTCTAGACTCATATCCCCAACTTCTCAAATAAGTCGGGGATATTTTTTGCGATTAATTTAACTATATTTTTCCGAATATCAGCTAAATCATCACTTTGAGTTGTTTCCTCTAAGACGACTGTAAATTGATGCGTGAGGAATTCTTCTATCTATTTTTTGGTACTTAAAATGAAGAATCTATCTTGGTTATAATCTAAGCTAGAAGGAAGCAAACGAGGTCAGGTAATAATGGCTGTACCTACAGAAATTCGTAAAAGAGCGATCGCTTTACTCGAACAATTACCCGGAGAATCTTTAGTAAAGGCTGTTGAATTTTTGGAAGCCCTTTCTCACGAGGCTTTACAGGTATCAGAAGCACCAAACTTTCAAGTCAGCGAAGCCGCTTTGCTTCAAATTATTCAACACCGTTTGTCTCCTGAAGAACAAGATAGATTGGCCTATCTGCGTCAGCAAAATGAGATTGGAGTAATTACAGACACAGAGCATCAAGAGCTACTAATATACGTTGAGCGCGTCGAACAACAAGATACTGAACGTGCAGAAGCATTGATAAAACTGGCTCAACTTCGCAAAGTTGATTTGAAAGTGCTGATTAACGACTTCTTGCCTAAACACAGCAACTTCGCCTAATGTCAGAGCGAACCCCAGAACCAATGAGGCGTATTGTTGCTGCTCGTGCCCGTGGTTACTGCGAGTATTGTCGTTGTTGGGAGCAATTTGCCACTGAGAGTTTTACCGTTGAGCATATAAAACCCCGACAGGCAGATGGGGAAACAGTTTTAGAAAATCTTGCTTGGAGTTGCTTTGGCTGCAATAGTCATAAACATACCAAAACCCAGGCAAGCGATCCAGAAACGGGAGAAAAAATTGCACTATATAATCCTCGGTAGCAAATTTGGAGCGAACATTTTAGTTGGAGTGATGATTTTACCCAGGTGATTGGTAAAACAGCTTGTGGTCGAGCAACAATTGAAGCTTTGCGTTTGAACCGCTTTGGTGTTGTCAATTTACGCCGTTTGTTGAGGAGCGCAAATCTGCATCCACCAGAGAATGTGGAAGGTAATGAGTAAGGTTTATCTTTCACGTTAAATTAGCGATACCTACGGTGAGCTACGCTAACGCACTACATATTTCAATCAAATATTAGATAGAGCGATCGCATTTTTCGGGTGATTGTGGTTATGTAATCGCTCTTTATGTCTGTTGGGAAAGTGCGATCGCCCAGCTTCGCAAAGCGATCGCTTCGTGAAGCTTGATAATTGAAACACCACTACCATCTACCAAATCAATTTATGACCCTCCAATTTGGTGTCAACAAGACAGTGGAGGGTACAAGCCCTCACCGATTGTAACTACGAATTACGAATTACTTTAACTCGTCTAACCTCCGTTGCCATTCAGCATCAGTTTTTGCAGAACGCTCAACTTCTTGGTCTAGTAAATCAGTTTCGCTAGAATACACTAGATCTTCGTTGCCAATGACTTTTTCTGTGGCAAATTGTTGAGCATAGTTGATTTTTTGTTGCAAAGGTGCATCAGGACTTGTCAATAAGCTGGCTCTGGAAAGGCGATCGCGGTTGCGATCGCCTATTTTGCGATTACGCCACCCAATCCAGAAATAACGCAATAACGGTATGCCTAAAAAACCTGCTCCGTAAGCCAATAGCAGCCAATAAATTCCTTGCACAAAAGCTACCAGTCCACCTAATTGGACGGCAATAGTTCCATCTCTCAACAAACTTCCCAGTACTAAAGCACCAACAAAATTTAGTACTCCTAACCCAGCACTCAGCATAATTTGCCCAGAACTTGCGGCACTAAAACGCCAGGGAAATTCCTCTAAGTGATCTGATATTGCATAACGGCGCTTTTTAACTGCACTCACCTGCAACTCTGGAAAGTAATAAACAATTTGCCCTTCTGGACTTACGCCTGGTTGCCCATTAAATCGTGTTAGAACGGGCAGCATATAATCTTCGTACTCTCTTGTGTATCCTTCGCCAATATCATCTAAATATGGGGCAATGTGTTCTGCTACCACTGCGCCACGATTAATCCGAATCACCGTAGCAATTTCTTGCCAGCGACGTTCTTCTAAGTTGGCATTAGGATTACCATCGCCAAACAAAAACGAAAATACAGCTTCAAAGAAATTTAGATTGCTTTCTTCTCGGCTTTCACGTCGCCGTTCTTGGTAGTGGGTGTCATAATTTGGGCTAAGATACCAAAATAAATTTGGAAAATAGAAAAATCCCCCACCACCAGAATTACTGCCCCGATTGTCGCCGTTCCGGTCTGAATTAGCAGCAGTAATGATAATGAAGATGGTGATAGTTATCAGGGCGATGGAAACAGTTAAGAAAATTCCAAAAGAAATGCGAATCAGGTAAAACAGAACACTCCAGACCTTTTTCCACCATTCTTGCAATCGTAGTCGGAGGTATTTATTACGTAAAATCGCTCGAAAATTTCGTGGAAAAAGGTAAACTATATCGCCTGAATCTGCTACCTGTAAATGTCCGCCAGCATCAGATGCCAGGGCTAACAAGCTTTGATTAGCTTCAGCGACATTCAATCCTGCCTGAGTTGCCACATCACCAACGGTGACACGGTAGCCCAGTTGTTCCACAGCCTGCATGATGCTGGGACTGGGAGCCATTGCTCTCCCCTCCTATTGAAAATTATTCCCTTCTCTTAAGTATAAAGTTTTATTTTGAGGGACTTGGTAAAGGTAAAAATAAAGAAGGAAATCATATTTTCATGTATTTGGCAAACCGATACTAAAATCGATGAGCCAGCAAATAACCTGAGACACAACATGTTATAATTGTTTGCCTCAGCTTGGTTAATCAGCAAACTTTTTGCTCAAATATGGTTCAATATACTCTCGCGCAAAGCCCAGAAATTATCCTTACTGTTTCTGGTAAAGATTCAGCCAAAGCCCGTGATAAAGCAATGGATCAACTGATGGAACTGATGGATGCAGGTAAGCTACCCACAGAACTGGAAGAAGGATTTGGCCCTCAACAATTAATTGAGGTTAAGGAGTCAACTATTGATACTGCTAGTGGTGAAGATACTATTACACAAGCTGTCCAGGTTTTGAGTAACCTAGCCACGCTCAAGTTGAAAGTTCAAGAGTCACGAGCTGAAGCGCTGGAAATTCGCAAAGCTGTTGATATTCTGTTCAGCGATGAGTTAGTGACTGAAGAGGAAATTACTCGACTCAAGGAAGGTTTTAAAGTTCTCAAAAATTTTGCTCAAGCTAATGTGCGTTATCAGGAAGCGCGATCTAAAGCAGAATTAGCTCGGCAGACTCTAGATCAAGCTCTCAAATCTCCTGACAAATAACTTTTACAGAACTAGATGCTTTGAGACTCATCTTAAAAATTTGATTAAATACTCTAAAAGACAGACTGTGAAGCCTGCCTTTTAGAATTACTGGGGCGCTAGGATTCGAACCTAGGGATGGCGGGACCAAAACCCGCTGCCTTACCACTTGGCTACGCCCCAACAACATTACTCTAGTTAATATAGCAGTAACTCCTGGGTTAATGTCAAGTACTTTAATAATTGATTTCAGATAATGAGGATATTGACTGGTCAGAATGCTTACACATCAGGCTGTTTCATCACTTTGGTTGAACGATTGAATTTTTATTGGCTCACCTGCTACGCCGCTTGATTGGATGAGAGGCTGTCTCTAAATAAATGTCGAGAGAGCAAAATCAGGCGATCTGAAGATGATTCCAAATATTGTGAAATTGTAGTAACATAGCACGGGCATTGATTATCTTCAGCTACATCTGATTGTTAGCGCCGTTAAATTTACTATTGATGAGAATATACCGTGAGCCTAACTCTTTATTTCCTCCGTCACGGACAGACCGAATGCAGTCGCAATAATTCCTTTTGCGGTTCCATAGACTCAGAACTTACCCCAGAAGGCTTGGAGATGGCAAAGGCTTTTGCATCTGCATATAGTTCTATGGATTGGACAGCAATATTTTGTAGCCCAATGCGGCGAACTGTATTGACAGCAAAACCCTTATCTGATGCAATCGGGATAGAGCCACAATTTAGGGATGGTTTGAAGGAAATCAACTATGGCAAGTGGGAAGGAAAAACCCCTGAAGTAATTAGCCGTGAATATCATGATGATTATATTCGCTGGTCAGCAGATCCGGCTTGGAATGGGCCAACTGGTGGAGAAATGGGTGTGACAATTGCTTCTCGCGCCATACAGGTAATTGAAGAAATCAAACTTCTTTACAGCAGTGGCAATGTGTTGGTGGTTTCTCACAAGGCAACTATCAGAATTATTTTGTCTAGTTTACTAGGGATTGATGTGGGACGCTTCCGTTTTCGTTTGGGATGCCCTGTTGCTTCGGTCAGTATTGTAGAATTTACCTCACATGGGCCACTGTTAAAGGTTTTGGCAAACCGTAGTCATTTGGATGAGCGTTTGCAAAATTTACCGGGGACATGAGGGGAGGAAAGAGTTAGGAGTTATTATTTTTCCTTACTCACCCTCACTCGCTGGCTCAGTATATTTGCATAAAATATTTATTCTAGTTTTCAGAACAACTACAGGATTGCAGGGTTGTTTTTATTTTGATAGATTTACAACTGATTCAATTCCCCCGATAGAAGATGATAAGTTATCTGGGTCTTCTTTTTTCTCTATTTCTGTAGCTTCTTCTGTACTTACACCCTTCCAAGGGAAGTTGAAATATCGCTGAATATTTTTGAGTTCATCAATGGATTCTAAGAAGAAATCTTTAATAGCAGATAGCTGATTTTCATGAGATAAAAACTCTCGTAGGCTTTTCCGATAAAATATAGCTGACCATGCTGGCAAAATGGTTAAATTCTCAGGAGTCCATATATTGGGTTTATCGTTAATTACTTTGTGCATAGATTCAATAATTTTTGGGCGTTCTACAAAACCAGGAGAAACCTCTAGACATATACCTAAATATGGATATTCCGTGAAATTGTCTGGATTTAAATTAAAATATCCAAGACCACACCAGAAATTATTGCCTGAAAACTTAGTATAGATAATATATCTACTAGACCATTTCCATTGAGTCATACTTGCTGCACCGTTGCTAACACCTCCAAAAGCTAGCTTAAATTTATCTTGCACTTCATTATTGAGGGTTGATTCCATGAGATTGAGAGTTTTGTTGTAATTCACCATTGTCAATAAGTCAACTGATGAAAATTGATTAATGTGAGACATTCCATTTTTCCTCATGAAAATTAATATTTCTTGGGCTAAGATATCAGATGCGCGTTCTTTCAAAAAGCTATAAAACTGATACCACCTCAGTTGGAAGAAATTTATCTTGGGTGATAACTCAAGGCAATATTCTTTAATTGCTGGTTTTGGATCACAATCATATTGTTTTATTTCTTCTTTTGGGTCATAATCACGGGTGATGTAAATTAAAATTCGATGTCTGACATTTGATAAATTACTCAAAATCTCAGCATATTTTTTTAACGCATTATTTCCATCCTTTGCGCCAATTTTTGATTCAATAAATATTACATCTGTGCTTAAACCATTTGATAATTCAACCACAATATCAAATCTACTATCCTCTGTATGGCTTTCAATTCCTTTATGTTCTTGTTGAGTTGAAATCTTAATGCTGGAGTAATTATCATCACTAATAATTGAGTGATGTTTTAGCCAATCAAGTAAAATATCATTATTGAGGGATAAAAAATAAGCAACAATTTCGGTAAAAAAATCTTCACGCGGTTTGTTTCCTGAATGTAGATTGAGTAAATTGCTAAACAAAGACATTAATTTTGAGCTATTTCAAATATTTATTTGCAGAAAATTTATACACAATAACTAGGGGAAATATACCCGGCGATTAGAAATCGCAGCTACACAAACAAAGTCTGCCTATGCGGACTCTAGTGAATTTGAAACCCACGGAGGTGGGTTTTGTCTGTATAGCCATGAATTCCATTCGCCAGGAACCTAGCGTTGCAGTAGTTATAACTTAGCGATCGCAGTTTGACAAGAGTGCTACACAGATGATACTTACAACAAATAGAGGTAAAATGTTTACCTCTACAAAGTTATGTATTATTTTAAGAATAGCTAGATAAGCTTGGTATTCTTAGGTTAAATGACCTTCTAGCAAAGATGCGATCGCTTCAGGATGAATATTCTTGTATTTCTTTTTACCAAGGTGTAAAACACAGTTGGGAGCGCTGCCACAGCATTTTTGGCAACTGGTATGTTCAATAGTAACTTTGTCTAACAAACCGCGATCGCACAAAGTTTTTTCTAATTCTGATAATAACCCTTTACCACCACGTTTCAGGCAACCGCCCTTTTGACATACCATAATCCTCGCTTTGCTTTGAGGTGGTAAATCTTGCTTTGGACACGCATCAATTGGTGTCACCTTATAGGCTTTAATTTTAATTTTACTTGTGCGTGAGTCTA
This Nostoc sp. C052 DNA region includes the following protein-coding sequences:
- a CDS encoding histidine phosphatase family protein is translated as MSLTLYFLRHGQTECSRNNSFCGSIDSELTPEGLEMAKAFASAYSSMDWTAIFCSPMRRTVLTAKPLSDAIGIEPQFRDGLKEINYGKWEGKTPEVISREYHDDYIRWSADPAWNGPTGGEMGVTIASRAIQVIEEIKLLYSSGNVLVVSHKATIRIILSSLLGIDVGRFRFRLGCPVASVSIVEFTSHGPLLKVLANRSHLDERLQNLPGT
- a CDS encoding SpoIID/LytB domain-containing protein, with product MKFQLYLGSLFSQIKVRHWWVSILLWIVLVAPAQASVILRVAIERGVNQVKVGSSTTGIVKDSTGRTLGQLPAMSAYYAQAVPGGVALDKWQSGLFWIEPTGKGFVYIGDRWYRGRTLVVPTEKGLTAVNWVDDQEYLYSVLGGEMDASWPQEALKAQAIAARTYALYEREKQRNNPVYDLGNTPDRWQIYKGVISESPATYAAVDSTLGQVLTYKNRIILSVFHACSGGHTENVEDVWGSKEPYLRAVQDYDQNIRECNWVKTFSPSEISAKFPEVGSVTAMIPETYSPFRSVKVLKIVGNKGTKFLQGEQVRTALKLKSTRFTVTKGGDGNFVLQGLGYGHALGMSQWGAYNLARQGVNHLQILGHYYQGVALTPIQAK
- a CDS encoding HNH endonuclease yields the protein MSERTPEPMRRIVAARARGYCEYCRCWEQFATESFTVEHIKPRQADGETVLENLAWSCFGCNSHKHTKTQASDPETGEKIALYNPR
- a CDS encoding PD-(D/E)XK nuclease family protein; this translates as MSLFSNLLNLHSGNKPREDFFTEIVAYFLSLNNDILLDWLKHHSIISDDNYSSIKISTQQEHKGIESHTEDSRFDIVVELSNGLSTDVIFIESKIGAKDGNNALKKYAEILSNLSNVRHRILIYITRDYDPKEEIKQYDCDPKPAIKEYCLELSPKINFFQLRWYQFYSFLKERASDILAQEILIFMRKNGMSHINQFSSVDLLTMVNYNKTLNLMESTLNNEVQDKFKLAFGGVSNGAASMTQWKWSSRYIIYTKFSGNNFWCGLGYFNLNPDNFTEYPYLGICLEVSPGFVERPKIIESMHKVINDKPNIWTPENLTILPAWSAIFYRKSLREFLSHENQLSAIKDFFLESIDELKNIQRYFNFPWKGVSTEEATEIEKKEDPDNLSSSIGGIESVVNLSK
- a CDS encoding (2Fe-2S) ferredoxin domain-containing protein, which codes for MGNKYLTLSELNLEGQLLGFIDGEPGKYKYLQLAVPSGNVDIKLPKELRRLLSSSLVPGQQLRICGHSKIDSRTSKIKIKAYKVTPIDACPKQDLPPQSKARIMVCQKGGCLKRGGKGLLSELEKTLCDRGLLDKVTIEHTSCQKCCGSAPNCVLHLGKKKYKNIHPEAIASLLEGHLT